Proteins from a genomic interval of Marmota flaviventris isolate mMarFla1 chromosome 8, mMarFla1.hap1, whole genome shotgun sequence:
- the Pla1a gene encoding phospholipase A1 member A isoform X1 — protein sequence MPPELWARSFWLWGPLLWLSVGSSGDVPLTPQPKCTDFQNANLLRGTNLKVQFLLFAPSDPSCGQLLEESSDIQDSGFNASLGTKLIIHGFRALGKKPSWINTFIRALLNAVDANVIAVDWVYGSTGVYYSAVENVVKLSLEISRFLSKLLALGVSESSIHIIGVSLGAHVGGMVGHFYKGQLGRITGLDPAGPEYTRASLEERLDAGDALFVEAIHTDSDNLGIRIPVGHVDYFVNGGQDQPGCPTFIHAGYSYLICDHMRAVHLYISALENSCSLMAFPCASYQDFLAGNCVDCFNPFLLSCPRIGLGDQSGIKIEPLPKEVKVYLLTMSTAPYCVHHSLVEFYLQEPRRKDTSIKITFVSSNDTSSVKITIPGQQLRGRGVIAHPEPQCQIKQVKLKFQASSQVWNKNKSTIVGKFCMAPLPVNDSKKTVCLPEPVNLQASVSVSHDLKIACG from the exons GGGATGTACCTCTTACCCCACAGCCAAAGTGCACTGATTTCCAGAATGCCAACCTCCTCCGAGGCACCAATCTCAAAGTACAGTTTCTCCTCTTTGCACCTTCAGATCCTAGCTGTGGGCAGCTACTGGAAGAAAGCAGTGACAtccaagactctgggttcaatgccagtCTGGGAACCAAACTAATTATTCACGGATTCAG GGCTTTAGGAAAAAAGCCTTCCTGGATTAATACATTCATTAGAGCCCTTCTGAATGCAGTAGATGCTAACGTGATCGCTGTGGACTGGGTTTACGGATCTACAGGTGTCTACTACTCGGCTGTGGAAAATGTGGTTAAGCTGAGCCTGGAGATTTCCCGTTTCCTCAGTAAACTCCTG GCGCTGGGTGTATCAGAGTCTTCTATCCACATCATTGGAGTTAGCCTGGGGGCCCATGTTGGGGGCATGGTGGGACATTTCTACAAAGGCCAGTTGGGACGGATCACAG GCTTAGACCCCGCTGGACCAGAGTACACCAGAGCCAGTCTGGAGGAGCGCTTGGATGCTGGAGATGCCCTCTTCGTGGAAGCCATCCACACAGACAGCGACA ATTTGGGTATTCGGATTCCTGTTGGACACGTGGACTACTTCGTCAATGGAGGCCAGGACCAGCCTGGCTGTCCCACGTTCATTCATGCAG GTTACAGTTATCTGATCTGTGATCACATGAGGGCTGTGCACCTCTACATCAGTGCCCTGGAGAATTCCTGTTCATTGATGGCCTTTCCTTGTGCCAGCTACCAGGACTTCCTTGCTGGAAACTGTGTGGATTGCTTTAACCCTTTTCTGCTTTCCTGTCCAAGGATAG GGCTAGGAGACCAAAGTGGTATCAAGATAGAGCCGCTTCCCAAGGAAGTGAAAGTCTACCTTCTGACCATGTCCACGGCCCCCTACTGTG TGCATCACAGCCTTGTGGAGTTTTACTTGCAGGAGCCGAGAAGAAAGGACACAAGCATCAAGATCACCTTTGTTAGCAGCAATGACACCTCCTCAGTCAAGATCACCAT ACCTGGACAGCAACTCCGGGGAAGAGGAGTCATAGCCCACCCTGAGCCACAGTGCCAGATAAAACAAGTGAAATTAAAGTTTCAGGCTTCCAGCCAGGTTTGGAATAAAAACAAGAGTACCATCGTTGGGAAGTTCTGCATGGCTCCTCTGCCCGTCAATGACAG TAAAAAGACAGTCTGTCTGCCTGAGCCAGTGAACTTACAAGCAAGTGTGTCTGTTTCTCATGACCTGAAAATAGCCTGTGGATAG
- the Pla1a gene encoding phospholipase A1 member A isoform X3 translates to MVGHFYKGQLGRITGLDPAGPEYTRASLEERLDAGDALFVEAIHTDSDNLGIRIPVGHVDYFVNGGQDQPGCPTFIHAGYSYLICDHMRAVHLYISALENSCSLMAFPCASYQDFLAGNCVDCFNPFLLSCPRIGLGDQSGIKIEPLPKEVKVYLLTMSTAPYCVHHSLVEFYLQEPRRKDTSIKITFVSSNDTSSVKITIPGQQLRGRGVIAHPEPQCQIKQVKLKFQASSQVWNKNKSTIVGKFCMAPLPVNDSKKTVCLPEPVNLQASVSVSHDLKIACG, encoded by the exons ATGGTGGGACATTTCTACAAAGGCCAGTTGGGACGGATCACAG GCTTAGACCCCGCTGGACCAGAGTACACCAGAGCCAGTCTGGAGGAGCGCTTGGATGCTGGAGATGCCCTCTTCGTGGAAGCCATCCACACAGACAGCGACA ATTTGGGTATTCGGATTCCTGTTGGACACGTGGACTACTTCGTCAATGGAGGCCAGGACCAGCCTGGCTGTCCCACGTTCATTCATGCAG GTTACAGTTATCTGATCTGTGATCACATGAGGGCTGTGCACCTCTACATCAGTGCCCTGGAGAATTCCTGTTCATTGATGGCCTTTCCTTGTGCCAGCTACCAGGACTTCCTTGCTGGAAACTGTGTGGATTGCTTTAACCCTTTTCTGCTTTCCTGTCCAAGGATAG GGCTAGGAGACCAAAGTGGTATCAAGATAGAGCCGCTTCCCAAGGAAGTGAAAGTCTACCTTCTGACCATGTCCACGGCCCCCTACTGTG TGCATCACAGCCTTGTGGAGTTTTACTTGCAGGAGCCGAGAAGAAAGGACACAAGCATCAAGATCACCTTTGTTAGCAGCAATGACACCTCCTCAGTCAAGATCACCAT ACCTGGACAGCAACTCCGGGGAAGAGGAGTCATAGCCCACCCTGAGCCACAGTGCCAGATAAAACAAGTGAAATTAAAGTTTCAGGCTTCCAGCCAGGTTTGGAATAAAAACAAGAGTACCATCGTTGGGAAGTTCTGCATGGCTCCTCTGCCCGTCAATGACAG TAAAAAGACAGTCTGTCTGCCTGAGCCAGTGAACTTACAAGCAAGTGTGTCTGTTTCTCATGACCTGAAAATAGCCTGTGGATAG
- the Pla1a gene encoding phospholipase A1 member A isoform X2, translating to MPPELWARSFWLWGPLLWLSVGSSGDVPLTPQPKCTDFQNANLLRGTNLKVQFLLFAPSDPSCGQLLEESSDIQDSGFNASLGTKLIIHGFRALGKKPSWINTFIRALLNAVDANVIAVDWVYGSTGVYYSAVENVVKLSLEISRFLSKLLALGVSESSIHIIGVSLGAHVGGMVGHFYKGQLGRITGLDPAGPEYTRASLEERLDAGDALFVEAIHTDSDNLGIRIPVGHVDYFVNGGQDQPGCPTFIHAGYSYLICDHMRAVHLYISALENSCSLMAFPCASYQDFLAGNCVDCFNPFLLSCPRIGLGDQSGIKIEPLPKEVKVYLLTMSTAPYCVHHSLVEFYLQEPRRKDTSIKITFVSSNDTSSVKITMYTWTATPGKRSHSPP from the exons GGGATGTACCTCTTACCCCACAGCCAAAGTGCACTGATTTCCAGAATGCCAACCTCCTCCGAGGCACCAATCTCAAAGTACAGTTTCTCCTCTTTGCACCTTCAGATCCTAGCTGTGGGCAGCTACTGGAAGAAAGCAGTGACAtccaagactctgggttcaatgccagtCTGGGAACCAAACTAATTATTCACGGATTCAG GGCTTTAGGAAAAAAGCCTTCCTGGATTAATACATTCATTAGAGCCCTTCTGAATGCAGTAGATGCTAACGTGATCGCTGTGGACTGGGTTTACGGATCTACAGGTGTCTACTACTCGGCTGTGGAAAATGTGGTTAAGCTGAGCCTGGAGATTTCCCGTTTCCTCAGTAAACTCCTG GCGCTGGGTGTATCAGAGTCTTCTATCCACATCATTGGAGTTAGCCTGGGGGCCCATGTTGGGGGCATGGTGGGACATTTCTACAAAGGCCAGTTGGGACGGATCACAG GCTTAGACCCCGCTGGACCAGAGTACACCAGAGCCAGTCTGGAGGAGCGCTTGGATGCTGGAGATGCCCTCTTCGTGGAAGCCATCCACACAGACAGCGACA ATTTGGGTATTCGGATTCCTGTTGGACACGTGGACTACTTCGTCAATGGAGGCCAGGACCAGCCTGGCTGTCCCACGTTCATTCATGCAG GTTACAGTTATCTGATCTGTGATCACATGAGGGCTGTGCACCTCTACATCAGTGCCCTGGAGAATTCCTGTTCATTGATGGCCTTTCCTTGTGCCAGCTACCAGGACTTCCTTGCTGGAAACTGTGTGGATTGCTTTAACCCTTTTCTGCTTTCCTGTCCAAGGATAG GGCTAGGAGACCAAAGTGGTATCAAGATAGAGCCGCTTCCCAAGGAAGTGAAAGTCTACCTTCTGACCATGTCCACGGCCCCCTACTGTG TGCATCACAGCCTTGTGGAGTTTTACTTGCAGGAGCCGAGAAGAAAGGACACAAGCATCAAGATCACCTTTGTTAGCAGCAATGACACCTCCTCAGTCAAGATCACCATGTAC ACCTGGACAGCAACTCCGGGGAAGAGGAGTCATAGCCCACCCTGA